The window TGTCGATGGATTGAGTAAATAAAATAACGTTATCACTCGTAATCCCGACACAAGATTATTAATAATAAAAAAGTAAAAAGGGATATTTTCATATCCCTTTTTATTTTAAATTCTTTTCATTGGCATTAATTAAATATGCCAAATATAAAGAAATTAGAATTGATAATGCACACCTACAGCGAATTGCTTAATATCGGTGTCAATATCGTTTAACCCTAAATAGCTACGGTCTGCATCTAAATCGCCCGTAGTGACATCATAGCTTACACGGATATTTAAGTGTTCTGTTACGGCGGCATTAACGCCTACACCGTAAGTCCAACCAAAACCAGTAAAGTCTTCATCGTAACCATAGCCATCAACATTCACAGCCATAGATGCGATACCCACTTTGGCATAGGCAGAGAAAATATCATTGATTTGTGCAGTAAATTTAGGTGTGAAGCTTAATGCGCCAGCACTAATATCAACATCCTTATCGCCTAAGTCGCCAGTGGCGAACAGGTTAGCTTCTAAACCAAACCACTCATTGAAGTTATAGCCACCGTATACGCCCACACCAGTACCGGTTTCTGAACCATCAAAAGCATCAGCTGTGACTCTATTTAATGCGCCACCCACATAAAATCCAGTAGTGTCGGTTGCAGCAGATACTTGAGTAGCCGCGAATGCTGATAGTATAGAGATAGCAACAATTGATAATTTATTCATCATATT of the Shewanella baltica genome contains:
- a CDS encoding porin family protein, whose product is MNKLSIVAISILSAFAATQVSAATDTTGFYVGGALNRVTADAFDGSETGTGVGVYGGYNFNEWFGLEANLFATGDLGDKDVDISAGALSFTPKFTAQINDIFSAYAKVGIASMAVNVDGYGYDEDFTGFGWTYGVGVNAAVTEHLNIRVSYDVTTGDLDADRSYLGLNDIDTDIKQFAVGVHYQF